From one Salvelinus sp. IW2-2015 linkage group LG11, ASM291031v2, whole genome shotgun sequence genomic stretch:
- the LOC111970693 gene encoding purine nucleoside phosphorylase-like, which yields MSGVYGKDLQKIAFDLCKSMDVSQFVQGGVYCMVGGPNFETIAEARLLHRLGVDAVGMSTAPEVVVATQCGMRVFGLSLITNKVVKSYDDTESVNHEAVLEVSKLRSQMLQTLVSQMDINNNAV from the exons ATGTCTGGTGTGTATGGCAAGGACCTGCAGAAAATAGCCTTTGACCTCTGTAAGAGCATGGACGTCTCTCAATTTGTCCAGGGGGGGGTTTACTGCATGGTGGGAGGGCCCAACTTCGAGACCATCGCAGAGGCCAGACTTCTTCACAGACTAGGGGTGGACGCTGTGG GAATGAGCACAGCACCAGAGGTGGTGGTAGCCACACAATGTGGCATGAGGGTGTTTGGCCTCTCTCTCATCACCAACAAGGTGGTCAAGAGCTATGACGACACTGAGTCAGTCAACCACGAAGCTGTTCTGGAGGTCAGCAAACTGCGCTCGCAAATGCTGCAGACGCTGGTCAGCCAGATGGACATCAACAACAACGCGGTCTGA